GTCGGCGCAGGACCTCAAGGCCTCCCTCGACGCCTGCGCCGGACGCTTCACCTGTGACGCCCGCGGCGTGGGCACCGACTGGGAAGTGAGTGAAGTCACAGGGATCGCCTCGGCCCTGCTCGGCACCGCGGACATCGTTGCCGACCCGGCCGGTCTCGCCGCCGACTTCACACAGATGATGGAGACGGCCATGGGCAAGGAGGTCGCGGACGTCTCCCTGCGGGTGTGGACACCGGTCGGCACCACCATCAAGTTCGTCAAGCAGGTCGCTCCCACGGTCGTGGAGCTGACCGACCGGCGCACCGAGGCCGGCCCGCGCGCCGGGGACTACCCCACCGGTTCCTGGGGAGACGAGTCCCGTGACTACCACCTCTGCGTGGAGGTCCCGGCCGCCGCCCTCGGCCAGGAGATGCTGGCCGCCCGGGTCTCCCTGGTGGTCCCCCAACCCGACGGCTCCGCCCAGAACTTGGGCGCGCAGGGTCTGGTACGGGCCGTGTGGACCGACGACATGGTCGCCTCGACGTCGATCAATCCCCAGGTCGCCCACTACACCGGCCAGGCCGAACTGGCACAAGTCATCCAACAAGGCCTCGATCTTCGCAAAGCGGGCGATATGGATGGAGCAACGGCCAAACTGGGCCGGGCCGTTCAGCTCGCGAGCGCCTCGGGGAACGCCGATACTGCGAAACTGCTTGCGAAGGTGGTGGACGTGGTCGATGCCGCGACAGGTACTGTGCGGTTGAAGGCGAAGGTCGCGGAAGCGGACGAGATGACTCTCGAGACCCGGTCCACAAAGACTGTTCGTGTAAAGAAGTAACCAGAAGTGACCAGAAGTGACCTAGCAGGACCCTGGTAGGACAGAGAAGGAGAGGGGGACGCGCCGACATGCCGACCTGCCCGAACGGACACCAGTCGGGTTCCGACGACTGGTGCGAGGTCTGCGGTCACCGCATGGCTGGTGCCGTACCTCCGCCCCCTCCCCCGCCGCCGCCCGGTGGTGGTTACGGCTTCCCGCCGCCGGGTCAGCCCGGTGGGCGCCCGCCGCATCTGTCCGCCGTCCCGGACCACGAGCCGGAGCTCTGCCCGCAGTGCCGTACGCCCCGTGAGGGCGGTGCGCCGTTCTGCGAGGAGTGCCGGTGGAACTTCCTGACGAACACGGCCACCTCGTACACCCCGGCCGCCCCGCGCCCGCCGGCCCCCGGCCCGGGCGTCCGCTTCCAGGGACCGCCGCAGGGTTCGTCGTACGGCGCCGGTGACTCGTACGAGTACCAGGGCTCCCGCCCGTCCCAGATGAACCGCCCAGCGGAACCGATCCCGCCCTTCGGCAACGACCCCTCCGGCCCGCCCCCGCCTCCCGGCCCGAACGGCCCCGGAGGCTTCGGCGGCCCGGGCGGCCCGGGCGGCCCGGGCAACCAGGGCAACCAGGGTGGCTTCGGCGGCCCGGGTGGACCCGGCGGTCCGGGCGGCTTCGGCGGCCCCAACGGACCTGGCGGCCCCGGCAACCAGGGTGGCTTCGACGGCCCCGGTGGCCCCGGCAGCACCAACGCTCCCGGCGCACCCGGCGGTTACAACGGCCCCGGCGGCCCCGGTCGGCCCGGCGGCTACGACGGCCCTGGCGGACCCGGTGGCCCCGGCGGCCAGGGCGGCTTCGACGGCCCCAACTCTCCCGGCGGCTTCGGTGGACCTGGTGGTCCCGGTGGGCCCGGCGCTCCTGGCGGCCCCGGCCGTCCGGGCGGTTACGACGGTCCCGGGCGCCCCGGCGGACCCGGTGGTCCCGGCGGCTACGACGGCCAAGGTGGACCCGGCGGACCCGGTCGGCCCGGAGGCCCCGGCGGCCAAGGTGCCCCCTCCGCCTTCGGCGGCGACCCCTCGCGCCCGGTGCCTCCGCCTCCCGGACCGACGCCGCCCGCCGGCCCCGGTGCGACCGGCGGCGCCCCCTCGGCCTTCCAGCAGCCGTCCGGTCCCGGCGGTCCCGGTGGCTTCGGCAGCGGTGACGACGACTGGGTGATCTCCCCGCCGTCCTCCACGGCGCCAGGCGGTCCCGGCGGCGGCTACGGCTACCCGCAGCCCGGCTCCACCCAGCCCCCGCCCGGACCCGGTCCCGGCTACCCGCAGCAGCCCGCGACCTGGTCGGCGACGATCGGTCCGGACCGCGAGTACTTCATGGCGATGATGCAGCGCTCCGGCCCCGAGGCCGCGGGGCTCAACCTGCCCGCGTACTCGCCCGAGCAGCAGCGCACCCTCACCGGCAACCAGATCACCATCGGCCGCCGCCGGCACTCCACCGGCGACACCCCCGACATCGATCTGTCGGTGCCGCCGGAGGACCCGGGCGTCTCGCACCAGCACGCCGTGCTGGTCCAGCAGCCCGACGGCACCTGGGCGGTCGTCGACCAGAACTCGACGAACGGCACCACGGTCAACGGCGCGGAGGAGCCCATCCAGCCCTTCGTCCCGGTCCCCCTCCAGGACGGCGACCGCGTACACGTGGGCGCCTGGACGACCATCACGGTCCGCCGCGGATAGTCACGACGACCAGGGGGCCCGGCGCACCACGCGCCGGGCCCCTTGTCCATGTCGACTACGAGCGCCCCCGCCCGCCAAGCCTCCGCTCCCACCCACCGAGCACCGAACCGCCGCCTCCGCCCTCACCGCATCGGCTCGCCTCGCCACGGCAACCCCAGCGGCCACGCGCACAGCCCCTCCGGATCATCCAGCCCCGCCCGGCTCACGCCCACAGCCGCACCGAACCGCCGCCTCCGCCCCGCCGGCGACCCCACCACATCGGCTCGCCGCATCAGCCCCCAGGCGGCCACGCGCACAGCCCCTCCCAACCCCCAGCCACCTCACCGCATCGGCTCGCCTCACCACGTCAGCCCCCAAGCGACCACGCGTACGGTCCCTCCGGGTCGTCCAGCCACGCCCACTCGTGTCCGTCGCTCACCGTGATCCCGTAGCGCTCCCGCTGCGGACACCCCTCGCGCTCCCACAACTGGTAGGCCTCCTGCGGTTCGAGGCTGCCCCGGCTCAGTTCCAGCAGGAAGCGGAACAGCTCGTTCTCCCGGGCCCGGGACGGCACCCCGCCGAGCCGGGCGGGCTCGGGCTCCGGGCGCCCCTCGCCCCGCAGCGGCACGAAGTAGGCGGGCGTGTGCAGGAAGCGGCCCTCGGCGTGCCCCGCGTCCCGGACGGTCAGCGCGATCAGGCCGGTGGCGAGGGGGGCGAGGATCCGGGCACCGGGGGCGCACTGGGCGAGCCAGGCCCGCGGGACCGAGGCCAGGGTGCAGGTCGCGATGATCCGGTCGAAGGGGGCCCGCTCGGGCACCCCGCGCGCACCGTCGCCGGTGACGACGAGCGGGCGGTACCCGGCGGCGGCCAGGTGCTGCCGCGCCGCCTCGGTGATCTCCGGTTCCAGGTCGATGGTCGTGACGAGGCCGTCGTCGCCGAGCCGGTGCGCGAGCAGGGCCGCGTTGTACCCCGTACCCGCGCCGATCTCCAGGACCCTGGCGCCGTCCTCGACCTCCAGTGCCGCCAGCATCATCGCCATCAGCGAGGGCTGGCTGCTGGAGGAGACCAGCTCGCCGTCCCGCATCCGGGTGGCCAGCGGGGCGTCGGCGTAGGCGCCGCGCACCCAGTGCTCGCGCGCACGCGGGTCGGGGCTCTCGCCCCACCGGCGCTCGTAGCCGCCCTTGACGCCGACGTAGTAGTACGGCACGAACAGATGCCGCGGCACCGCCGCGAAGGCGTCCCGCCACACCGGGTCGTCCGCCCAGGCGCCGCTCGCCTCGATGCGGTGCACCAGCGCGGCCCGCGCCTCGGCGGCGACGACGTCCAGGTCCCTGTGGAGAGCATGCGCACCCATATGTCCACTGTCCTGCGGGACCGCGGCCGAAGCGAGCACCACGGCTCGCCGATCCGGAATCGCCCCCTCCCGGCCAGAGGTCCTAAGCCCCAAGTCCTGGTTCCCCCCGTCTGAGACCATGGACCGGTGAAAGAGATTCCGCGCGGCACGCTTCAGGAGCAGACCTTCTACGAGCAGGTCGGCGGTGAGGAGACCTTCCGCCACCTCGTCCACCGTTTCTACGAGGGTGTGGCCGAGGACCCGATACTGAAGCCCATGTACCCCGAGGAGGACCTGGGCCCGGCCGAGGAGCGCCTGGCCCTGTTCCTCATGCAGTACTGGGGCGGTCCGACGACGTACAGCGAGAACCGCGGCCACCCCCGGCTGCGGATGCGGCACGCCCCGTTCCAGGTGAACCGCGCCGCGCACGACGCCTGGCTGAAGCACATGCGGGTCGCCGTCGACGAGCTCGGTCTGTCCGAGGAGCACGAGCACACGCTGTGGAACTACCTGACGTATGCCGCGGCCTCGATGGTGAACACCGAGGGTTGACCGGCTGAGTCCCGGATTCCGGTCGTTCGACGCCGGATTCCGATCACGATCCGGTCAAGCCCGGTCCACAACCGCTTACCCGCCCCCACTCTCCTCTGACAACATCGCCGGGAGGTCTGGACAACACGGCGGGGGGCCGGGTCGGGGTGACGGGGTTCGGGGGATTCGCGCGGTTCGTCCTCCTGCGGGCGCGAGCACACCGTCCGCTGCTCGCCGCCGCACTGCTGGCCGTCCTGCTGACCACGGCGGTCCTGGCGACCCTCACCGCCTACTCGGGCGCGATCGGCGACGCGGCCCTGCGCCACTCCCTGACCGACACCCGCAACGCCGCCGACACCGCGCTCGTCGTCAAGGCCGACGTCCCCGCAGAGGAACGTACGGCCGCCGACACCGCCGTACGCGAAGGGGCGCGGAAGACCTTCGACGGGCTGCCGGTGACCGTGCACAAGCTCATGCGGTCGGGCCCTTACGCACTGCCCCGCTCGCTCCGGCCCGCCGCCGAGCGGTCCGAGGACCCGGATCTCACGCACTTCGCGGCACTGGACAGGTCACAGGTACGGATCACCGAGGGCCGGGCGCCCTCCGCCGTGGACGAGGTGGCCTTCCCTCAGAGCGCCGCCCGGCTGCTGAAGCTGAAGCCCGGCACCCGCCTCACCCTCGTCGACCGCCTGGACGGCCCGGACGTGCGGATCACCGTCGTCGGCCTGTACCGGCCGGCCCGCACGGACGCCCCGTACTGGCAGCTCCTCGACGACCTGCACGGCCGCGGGGTCAACAAGCTCGACTTCACGACGTACGGCCCCCTGCTCGCCGCCCCCGAAGCGCTGGCCGACGGCCGGGTGAGCGCCGGGGCGTCGGCGTGGCTGGCGACGGCCGACTTCTCGACGCTGACGACCGGGCGGATCGACGCGCTGCGCGAGGCGGCGCTCGGCGGCAGCGCGGCGATGCGCGGGAAGTCCGCGCTGAGCGGCACGACGGCCGCGAACACCCAACTGCCCGCCGTCCTCGACCGCGTCGACCGCGCCCTGCTCGTCTCGCGCTCCACCCTGCTGATCGTCGCGCTCCAGCTGGGACTCCTCGCGGGCTGCGCGCTGCTCCTGGTGGCCCGGCTGCTCAGCTCCCAGCGCACGGGCGAGACCCGGCTGCTCAGGGCCCGCGGCGCCTCCCGGCCCCGGGTCGCGGGCCTGGCCGCCACCGAGGCGCTGCTGCTCGCGGTGCCCGCGGTGACGCTCGCGCCCCTGCTGGCCGGACCGCTGACCCGGCTGCTCGCCGGGCAGGGCGCGCTGGCCCGGATCGGGCTGCGTCTAGACGTGCCGGCCGGCGGACGGATCGGGGTGTGGCTGGTCGCGGCCGGTGTGGCGCTGGGCTGCGCCCTGGCGGTGACCCTGCCCGCGCTGACGTCCTCCTTCGCGACCGGCCGGGCCCGCGCGCTGCCGGGCGCGCTGCGCTCGGGCGCGGACATCGGGCTGCTGGTGATCGCCGGGGTCGCGTACTGGCAGCTCAGCGGACAGACCACCGGTGCCGTCACCGGCGACAGCTCCGGCGCCCTCGGCGTGGACCCGCTGCTGGTCGCCGCCCCCGCCCTGGCGCTCCTCGCCGGTACGGTCCTCACCCTGCGTCTGCTGCCGCCACTGGCCCGTCTCGCCGAACGCCGGGCGGCCGCCGGGCGGGGTCTGGCCACGGCCCTCGCGGGCTGGCAGATCGGCCGCCGCCCGGGACGCGGCGCGGGTCCGGTGCTGCTGCTGGTCCTCGCCGTCGCGCTCGGCATGCTGGCGATCGCCCAGGGCGCCTCCTGGGACCGCTCGCAGGACGACCAGGCCGACTTCCGGGCGGGGGTGCCGGTGCGGGTCCTGGCCAACGGGCAGGACGACCTCGGCCGCACCGACGAGTACGCGGCCGTCGACCACGTACGACAGGCGGCGCCCGCCGTCCGCACGGACCTGCCACTGTCCGGCAACCGCACGGCGGCGGTGCTGGCCCTGGACACCGCGCACGCCGCGGACACCGTGCTGATGCGCCGGGACCTGGCCTCCGAGCCGGTACGCCCGCTGCTCACCGGACTCGGCCCGAAGAGCGCGACGGCGGGCGCGAGGATACCGGCGGGCACGTCCCGGCTGCGCCTGACGGCGACCCTGCGCGGCGCCACCGCGGACACGACCGCCGATGTGACGGTGACCCTGGAGGACCGCTACGGCACCCCCTACCGGGTTCCGGCGGGCACCCTCGCCGGGGACGGCCGCCCGCACACCCTCGAACTCCCGGTCCCCTCAGGCCCGTTGACGCTGACGGACGTACAGCTGGTCCAGCCCCTGCCGATCGGCCGGGCGCAACAACAGCGCCTGATTCTCGGCGAGTTGTCGGCCGTACGATCCGATACGTCCGTACGCCGGCTGCAGTTGCCCACCGACTGGACGGTGCGCTCCCTCGCCGACGGGATCGTCGAGAACGCGGACGGCAGCAATCTCCCCACCAAAGCGCGCGTAACCGGGTCGAAGCCGCCGACGGCCGCGTACGGCACCGGTTACATTCCGGCCGACAACCCTTATGTCATCGCCTCGTTGACCGTCCGCCTCCAGGTCGCGCAACCCGCGCAGCCGCAGATCACGGCCGTCGCCACCGATCGCTACCTGGCCTCGGCGGGCGCCGCGACGGGGCAGCGTGTCGATGTGACGTTCGGCGGGCGGACCCTGTCCGTGCGGATCGTGGCGTCCGTGGCGGCGCTGCCGACGGCGGTGAACGACGGCGGGGCCCTGCTGGTCGATCTGCGGTCCGTGAACCGGGTGCTGGAGGCGCGGTACGGCGAGAGCGTCACCCCGACGGAGTGGTGGCTGCGGACGGACCGGCCCGCGGAGGTGGCGTCCGCGTTGCGGGACCGTACGGACATGGACCCCGCGCAGGTCGTCGTACGGGACGAGATCGCCGAGGAGTTGCGCGACGACCCGTTCGGGGCGGGACCCGAGGCGGCGTTCACCGCGGCGGCCGGGGTGGCGGCGGCGCTGGCCGCGCTCGGGTTCGCGGTGAGCGCGGCGGGCTCCCTGCGGGAGCGGGACCCGGAGTTCGCGGTGCTGCGCGCGCTGGGCGCCCCGCGGCGCAGGCTGGGCCGCACGATCGCCCTGGAGCAGGGCGTCCTGGTGACGCTGGCCCTGTCGGTGGGGGCGGTGCTCGGGACGGTACTGGCGCGGGCGGTGATCCCTCTGGTCGTCCTGACCACCGAGGCGACGCGGCCGGTGCCGGAGGTGCTGGTCGAGCTGCCGGTCCCGCGGGTCGTGGTGCTGCTGGGGGCGGTGGCGGTGCTGCCGCTGGTGGTGACGGGGGTGTTGGCGTTGCGGCGGGCGAATCCGGTGGCGGCACTGAGGGAACAGGGTGGTGAGTGAGGTGAGGTCCAGGTCGGTCGTGGCCCCGTGGATCCGCACCCGGCTGCGCGCCGCCCCCGGTGCGGCACTCGCCCTCGCCGTGATGGTGGCGCTCACCGCGTGTCTCGCCGCGGCCTTCCCGCGCGCGGTCGACCGGTACGAGGACGCGGGCCTGCACCGCGCCGTCGAGCGGGCGGGCCCGGACCGGACGGCCGTGCAGCTGTACGCGCAGCCCGAGTACGGCATCATCTCGGAGCACGACGTCCTCCCGGCGACGCTGGCCGACCAGTACGCGAAGATCCTCGCCGCGGTCCAGCGGCCCGTCGTCGCCGACCGCGGCCAGTCGACGTACGGCGTGCGCACCGCCAACAGCATGGAGGTGCCGGAGCCCTGGATCCCGCAGCCCACCGGCACGCCCGCGCAGGTCACCCTGGTCGCCCAGCACGGCCTCGCCGACCACGTCCGCTCGGTCACCGGCCGGCTGCCGCGCGCGTCAAAGGCGGTGACCGCGTCGACGCCCGAGGTGGAGGGGGCGGTCAGCGCGGCGACGGCCAGGAGCCTGCACATCGAGGTGGGTTCGAGGATCCACGTGCCCGGCGAGGGCCGCGACCCGCTGGTCGTCCGCATCACCGGCATCGTCACCCCGAGCGACCCGGCGGGCGCCTACTGGTCGACCCACCCCGTCCTGCACCGCCCCTCCCTGGTCCCCGTCCCCGGGGCGAACGCCGAGAAGTACTGGCTCGGCGCCCTGCTGCTCGCCCCGGAGGCGGCTCCCGCTCTGCTGGGCACGCCCGGAACGCCTTGGCGGTACTGGCAGTTGGCGCCCGCCACGGACGCCCTGCACGCCCGCGACACCGAGCGCCTGAAGTCCGCGGTGGCGTCCCTGGAGGCCGGCCCGGCACTCCAGAAGATCCGTGAGGCGACCGGCCCGCTCACGGACGCGGACACCGACCTCGACGAGATCCTGACCGCCTACGACCGGCTGCGGGAGGGCGTCACCCCGCTGGTCGCCGTCGCCGCGGTCGGCGCGGGCACGGTGGCCGCCGTCGTCCTGCTGATGGCGGGCGGCCTGGCGGCCGACCGCCGCCGCACCGAACTGGCCCTGCTGCGGGCCCGCGGCGCGTCCCTGCGCGGCCTTGCGGGCCGGCTGTTCGCGGAGACGGCGACGGTGGCCGTCCCGGCGGGTGCCGTGGGCCTGACCGCGGCCCTGCTGCTGCTCCCCGGGGGCCGCCGGACGTACGCGTTCGCGGCGGCCGCCGCGGTCACCGCCGCCGCCTGCGCCGCGCTGCCGCTGCGCGCGGTGGTCGCCCATCGGGTCGTACGGATCCACACCGGCCGCGAGGACGTGGCGACGGCCCGGCCGTCCCGCCGCCGCACGGTCGCCGAACTGACCCTGCTCGTGCTGGCCCTGGCCGCGGTGGAGACCCTGCGCCGACGCGGCTCCGAGGGCGCTGAACTGTCGTACGTCGCGCCGGTGTTGACGGGCGTGATCGCGGCCCTGGCCCTGGTCCGCCTCTATCCGCTCCCCCTGCGCCGTCTGGTCCGCCCCGCCGGCCGTCTGCGCGGGGTGGTCGCCCACCTCTCCCTGGCCCGCGCGGGCCGTACCTCCGCCTCCGCGGTCCTGCCCCTCCTCGCCCTGCTCACCGCCCTGACGACCGCGGCCTTCGGCGGCTCGGTCCTGAGCGGCGTGAACGAGGCCCGCGACCACGCGGCGCTCCTCACCATCGGCGCGGACGCCCGCGTGGACGCCAACGAGCCCCTGCCCGCCGCCCTGCCCGACCGGGTCCGCCGCACACCGGGCGTGCGGGACATGACGGCGGTGAGCATCGCCTACGACGCCCAGCTCGCGGGCGGCCGCCAGTCGGCGCCACTGGTGGGCGTGGACCCGGCCGGATACGCGGCACTGACCGCCCGGACGGGCCTGGGACCCTTCGAGAAGGGCGAGTTGACGCAGGCGCGGGAGGCGGGGAAGGCACGGGAGTCGCTGACCGCGGTGGCCTCCCCGACAGTGGCCGCCACGTACGGCACCCGTCCCCTCCCCGTACGGCTCCAGGACGGCACCACCTTCACCGTCCGCATCACGACGGTCCGGGACCGCACTCCGGCGGTGTCCGGCACGGAGTTCCTGGTCGTGAACCGGGCGGAACTGCCCGCGTCGGCGGCCCGCCCGACGGCACTGCTGCTGACCGGCGCGCAGGTGGACGCGACGGCCCTGCGCAAGGCGGCGGGCACGGCGGGCCACGTGCAGCTGAGGTCGGAGGAACGTGCCCGGTACGCCGGCTCCCCCCTCCAGTCGGGCGCCGAGGACATCTACACGGCCGCGGTCGCGGCGGGCGCGGGCTACGCGGTCCTGGCCCTGCTGCTCTCCCTCCTGCGCGCGGCCCCCGAACGCACCGCGCTGCTGGCCCGCCTGCGCACGATGGGCCTCACCCGCGCCCAGGGCCGCCGCCTCCTGATCCTGGAGTCCCTGCCCCAGGCGGTACTGGCCGCGGTGGGCGGCGCGTTGACGGGCTGGGCGACGGTGGCCCTGCTCTCCCCGGGCATCGACCTGACGACGATCGCCC
Above is a window of Streptomyces sp. NBC_00490 DNA encoding:
- a CDS encoding vWA domain-containing protein → MANFSKSNVPQFSMDVYQNEYLPEGAREVNGIVTVTATGGGTIGSAVAAPHLFTPGQGPDAAVAIMVDCSGSMDYPPTKMRNARDATAAAIDTLRDGVHFAVIDGTHVAREVYPGGGRLAVADATTREQAKQALRKLSAGGGTAIGTWLRLADRLLSSADVTIRHGILLTDGRNEHESAQDLKASLDACAGRFTCDARGVGTDWEVSEVTGIASALLGTADIVADPAGLAADFTQMMETAMGKEVADVSLRVWTPVGTTIKFVKQVAPTVVELTDRRTEAGPRAGDYPTGSWGDESRDYHLCVEVPAAALGQEMLAARVSLVVPQPDGSAQNLGAQGLVRAVWTDDMVASTSINPQVAHYTGQAELAQVIQQGLDLRKAGDMDGATAKLGRAVQLASASGNADTAKLLAKVVDVVDAATGTVRLKAKVAEADEMTLETRSTKTVRVKK
- a CDS encoding ABC transporter permease, which codes for MSEVRSRSVVAPWIRTRLRAAPGAALALAVMVALTACLAAAFPRAVDRYEDAGLHRAVERAGPDRTAVQLYAQPEYGIISEHDVLPATLADQYAKILAAVQRPVVADRGQSTYGVRTANSMEVPEPWIPQPTGTPAQVTLVAQHGLADHVRSVTGRLPRASKAVTASTPEVEGAVSAATARSLHIEVGSRIHVPGEGRDPLVVRITGIVTPSDPAGAYWSTHPVLHRPSLVPVPGANAEKYWLGALLLAPEAAPALLGTPGTPWRYWQLAPATDALHARDTERLKSAVASLEAGPALQKIREATGPLTDADTDLDEILTAYDRLREGVTPLVAVAAVGAGTVAAVVLLMAGGLAADRRRTELALLRARGASLRGLAGRLFAETATVAVPAGAVGLTAALLLLPGGRRTYAFAAAAAVTAAACAALPLRAVVAHRVVRIHTGREDVATARPSRRRTVAELTLLVLALAAVETLRRRGSEGAELSYVAPVLTGVIAALALVRLYPLPLRRLVRPAGRLRGVVAHLSLARAGRTSASAVLPLLALLTALTTAAFGGSVLSGVNEARDHAALLTIGADARVDANEPLPAALPDRVRRTPGVRDMTAVSIAYDAQLAGGRQSAPLVGVDPAGYAALTARTGLGPFEKGELTQAREAGKARESLTAVASPTVAATYGTRPLPVRLQDGTTFTVRITTVRDRTPAVSGTEFLVVNRAELPASAARPTALLLTGAQVDATALRKAAGTAGHVQLRSEERARYAGSPLQSGAEDIYTAAVAAGAGYAVLALLLSLLRAAPERTALLARLRTMGLTRAQGRRLLILESLPQAVLAAVGGALTGWATVALLSPGIDLTTIALASAPSSAGRAELSTSALSLAVPAASVVLVTVGVAGIQAWWSGRRGSVGELRAGDAR
- a CDS encoding FHA domain-containing protein, with amino-acid sequence MPTCPNGHQSGSDDWCEVCGHRMAGAVPPPPPPPPPGGGYGFPPPGQPGGRPPHLSAVPDHEPELCPQCRTPREGGAPFCEECRWNFLTNTATSYTPAAPRPPAPGPGVRFQGPPQGSSYGAGDSYEYQGSRPSQMNRPAEPIPPFGNDPSGPPPPPGPNGPGGFGGPGGPGGPGNQGNQGGFGGPGGPGGPGGFGGPNGPGGPGNQGGFDGPGGPGSTNAPGAPGGYNGPGGPGRPGGYDGPGGPGGPGGQGGFDGPNSPGGFGGPGGPGGPGAPGGPGRPGGYDGPGRPGGPGGPGGYDGQGGPGGPGRPGGPGGQGAPSAFGGDPSRPVPPPPGPTPPAGPGATGGAPSAFQQPSGPGGPGGFGSGDDDWVISPPSSTAPGGPGGGYGYPQPGSTQPPPGPGPGYPQQPATWSATIGPDREYFMAMMQRSGPEAAGLNLPAYSPEQQRTLTGNQITIGRRRHSTGDTPDIDLSVPPEDPGVSHQHAVLVQQPDGTWAVVDQNSTNGTTVNGAEEPIQPFVPVPLQDGDRVHVGAWTTITVRRG
- a CDS encoding methyltransferase domain-containing protein codes for the protein MGAHALHRDLDVVAAEARAALVHRIEASGAWADDPVWRDAFAAVPRHLFVPYYYVGVKGGYERRWGESPDPRAREHWVRGAYADAPLATRMRDGELVSSSSQPSLMAMMLAALEVEDGARVLEIGAGTGYNAALLAHRLGDDGLVTTIDLEPEITEAARQHLAAAGYRPLVVTGDGARGVPERAPFDRIIATCTLASVPRAWLAQCAPGARILAPLATGLIALTVRDAGHAEGRFLHTPAYFVPLRGEGRPEPEPARLGGVPSRARENELFRFLLELSRGSLEPQEAYQLWEREGCPQRERYGITVSDGHEWAWLDDPEGPYAWSLGG
- a CDS encoding ABC transporter permease, yielding MTGFGGFARFVLLRARAHRPLLAAALLAVLLTTAVLATLTAYSGAIGDAALRHSLTDTRNAADTALVVKADVPAEERTAADTAVREGARKTFDGLPVTVHKLMRSGPYALPRSLRPAAERSEDPDLTHFAALDRSQVRITEGRAPSAVDEVAFPQSAARLLKLKPGTRLTLVDRLDGPDVRITVVGLYRPARTDAPYWQLLDDLHGRGVNKLDFTTYGPLLAAPEALADGRVSAGASAWLATADFSTLTTGRIDALREAALGGSAAMRGKSALSGTTAANTQLPAVLDRVDRALLVSRSTLLIVALQLGLLAGCALLLVARLLSSQRTGETRLLRARGASRPRVAGLAATEALLLAVPAVTLAPLLAGPLTRLLAGQGALARIGLRLDVPAGGRIGVWLVAAGVALGCALAVTLPALTSSFATGRARALPGALRSGADIGLLVIAGVAYWQLSGQTTGAVTGDSSGALGVDPLLVAAPALALLAGTVLTLRLLPPLARLAERRAAAGRGLATALAGWQIGRRPGRGAGPVLLLVLAVALGMLAIAQGASWDRSQDDQADFRAGVPVRVLANGQDDLGRTDEYAAVDHVRQAAPAVRTDLPLSGNRTAAVLALDTAHAADTVLMRRDLASEPVRPLLTGLGPKSATAGARIPAGTSRLRLTATLRGATADTTADVTVTLEDRYGTPYRVPAGTLAGDGRPHTLELPVPSGPLTLTDVQLVQPLPIGRAQQQRLILGELSAVRSDTSVRRLQLPTDWTVRSLADGIVENADGSNLPTKARVTGSKPPTAAYGTGYIPADNPYVIASLTVRLQVAQPAQPQITAVATDRYLASAGAATGQRVDVTFGGRTLSVRIVASVAALPTAVNDGGALLVDLRSVNRVLEARYGESVTPTEWWLRTDRPAEVASALRDRTDMDPAQVVVRDEIAEELRDDPFGAGPEAAFTAAAGVAAALAALGFAVSAAGSLRERDPEFAVLRALGAPRRRLGRTIALEQGVLVTLALSVGAVLGTVLARAVIPLVVLTTEATRPVPEVLVELPVPRVVVLLGAVAVLPLVVTGVLALRRANPVAALREQGGE
- a CDS encoding globin, with protein sequence MKEIPRGTLQEQTFYEQVGGEETFRHLVHRFYEGVAEDPILKPMYPEEDLGPAEERLALFLMQYWGGPTTYSENRGHPRLRMRHAPFQVNRAAHDAWLKHMRVAVDELGLSEEHEHTLWNYLTYAAASMVNTEG